CGCCAGCTGTGTGATCTTGTCGGCCGACTTCCCAGTGTGCCCGAACGGCTACTCCCCGGCTGATAGCTTCGGAGCGAAGATCGTCGACGGCCAGTGGGGACGGGCCCCCGACAAACACACGCCGCAGGGAAGGGGCCACCCATGTCCGACGGCTACCAGATCGATTTGGACCGAGCGCCGCAGGTACTTGCGAATCTCAAGCGGGCTTTGGAGGCCCTTGTAGAGACTCGCCGTGAGGCACAGAACCTCACGACAATCGCGATTCGCGGCAGCGATGATGTAAGCAAACACGCTACCGCAGAATTGCAGCGACTTGTTGTCGATGGCAATTTAGGATCGCTCTTCGTAGCGCTGGAGGCTTATCAACGCGCACTTGGCGAGCTGATTAATAATTTGGAGACCTCACTACTCGAATACCATGGCCAAGAAGAAATCAATGCAATCACTCCGACTGAATTCGCACTGCCCGAGGACCCGACCGGCCCGGCCGGACCGAACTACGCAATCTGAGGGAATTACCTTGCGCATCACGAAGACTATGTCCACCCTTCTCTCCGCGGCCGGGTTCAGCCTTCTCCTTTCCGGATGTGGCGGCCAAACGGCAGGAGAAGCACAGCCCATCAGCACGCCAGCGTCCAACACACCCAATTCAACCGATCCAGCACCACCCTCGGCCACCGGGAGCTCGACCGAGAACCTTGCCCCGACCGTGACCGATCCTAAGGACATCGTAGATGTCAGTCCGTGCGATTTTCTCACCGCCGATCAGGCCGCATCGTTCCAGCTACCTACGACAGGTGAACAAGCTGAAGATAATTTTGGATATAACACGTGCCTATGGTCGGACCTGAATACCGGATTCAGCGTTGCCATATACCACAATTCTAGAGGCATCACGCTCTCCGACATCTACGAACAACAAGACACCTTCGCAGTATTCCAACCCCTAGACATCGCCGGACATCCTGCCACGGTCGCCAATCGAGTCGATAGTGATATCAATTGCGAGGTATTCCTCGCGGCAACAGACGATCAAATGCTAGTCCTCCAAACGAGTACCATGAGCAACTCGGGCGTTGACGCTTGCGACTGGGGGATCGAAATCGCAGCCACCGCAATTGAAAATGTGCCCGACTGAAGAAGAATTGGATGGTAGCAATAAATTTTCAAGCAACGCCCGGCGATAGCACCTGGGAACACCTCAACGCACAAGCAATATATACGGCAATAAACACGGACGACACTGCCGCAGATCCCGAATACTTGATCGATTCTTGGACTAAGATCTCGCGAAATTTCGAGGCCATCGGCGGTTATATTGAATCCTCGGTTACCACCTCGGCCGAGACACACGAAGGCGAAGCGGCCACCCGGTTCCGGACAGCATCCGCTCCGTTGGCGGAGTATGCGTTGAACATCCAGGACCAGGTTCGTCAAGTCACTAACGCGATCAGCCGACAGGTCGATTTTCAAGCCAGCACCAAGTTCCTCATGCCCGAAGGATCGCCTAAGCCGTCGAAGGATTTTTTCGACACAGTCACGTTCGGGTTGAACGGGTACAACGGCGAGATCAACGCCTACGACGAGGAGAATCAAAAAGCCCGGGACCTGATGGCGGAGTATCAGGACAACACGAATGCCAACCTGGCGTCATTGCACGGCTTCGACCCGCCGGAGAATCACGCCATCACGATCAACAATCCTGGCCTCAACCGAGCCGATGAAGGGATGCCGGGGACCTTCGGCGATTCCGCATTGCCGGGTGGGGGCGGGCAGGTCGACGGTGGTCCCGGTGTTCCCGGCGGGGGTGGTGGAGGAGGATACGGCGGCGGCGGTTCGGTACATCCACCGGTCGGTGGAGGCGGCGCCAACCCGCCCCCTGCGCCTGCCATCCCGCCTGGCGGTGGCACTCCGACGCTCCCACCCTCGATCGGTCCGGACTTCAATAATCCCGGCGTCACCCCGCCGCAGAGCCCCCCGCTCCACGCCGGTCCCGGTCCCGGACCCGGTCCCCACGGCCAGCCCGGCGGATTCGGCCCGCCCGGATACCCCGGTGGATCCGGGTACCCCAGTGGACCCAATGGCGGCGGACCCGGCCGATTTGGCGGCGGACCAGGCGGCCCCGGCGGCCCCGGCCGCGGCGGCGGTCGGATACCCGGCGGGCTTGCGGGCCTGGCGGCGGATTCGGCGGAGGGCGGATGCCTGGCGGATTCGGGCCCGGCGGCCCGGGTGGCGGCTTCGGACCGGGTGCGGGCGGCATGGGGTCCGGCGGCACCACCGGCGTCGGTGGACCTGGCGGTGGACGGATGCCCGGCGGCTTCGGGCCCGCAGGCGGCGCGCCGGGCGCAGGCGGTATGGGCGGCGGTATGGGCGGCGGCATGGCAGGCGGCGGGGCACAAGGACGAGGCACCGACGGCGAAGAGGATAAGGAACACCAGCGTCCCGACTATCTCATCGAGATGGACGGCATCTTCGACAACGACGTCAAGGTCGCCCCACCCGTCTTCGGCGAAGACCCCCCGATGGGCCGCTGACCCACTCGGCGGCACGTCACCCTGACCGCAGCCGCAGTCCACGCCGTACAGACCCGATTTTCGGACCACGGCACCCGCTCTTGCCTCTATACCACCGGCTCAGGTGACGCCAAGGGCGAACGTCCGACTGCGTGTCAGGTCATGACGTCCGCCGCCCGGCACCCTCAGCCAGGTATGCCCATGCGGAGCCACTGACCAGCGCGGATGTCATAGCCAGTCCCACACACGGCGCAAGCCCGGCGGAGGCGGGCCGGCCCTGGGGCGCGAGGTCCCGGCAGGCAAGCTCAGCCGAGCCGGTCGGCCTTGGCCGCCGCCACGAACACGACGGCACCTGCATGTTCCCACTGGAAGGAATCGTGCGCGCCGGGCGGATCGGAAAATTTAGAACCCGCCATAACCTCGGCTGCATCATTGCACGCCGACTTCCGAGAAGGACCGTTCTTCCATGTGTACACAAAAGCGAGATCCAGATGACTATAGAGATCTCACCATTGGCAGGCTACGGACAAGGGACGTTCTTTTACGACGTGCCCGAAGCCGAGCTCTACAATCATTCGATAGAAGAGGTTTCACGGCACCTACTCTTCCCTGCCGAAGTCATCAATGCGGTGGCGGCATGGGACGACGAATTCCAGGCCACTTTGGACATAGACGTTCCACAAGACTCGGGATTCCCCACTCCGAGGCGGAACGCGCCTGGAGGGAGAAGGGCAAGGAGTTGGCGCTCCTGATCAAGCAGAAGTCTCCGGTAGTCCCGAGACCAAACATGCCTGGATCGAGAAGGGCAAAGAACTCCCCGCCCGCATCAAACAAGAATCCCCACTCGTCGCCGGCGTCGACTACCAGGCCAACGGCCACTACAAGGACGGCACCTGCATGTTCTGACCTGCCGACCGATGGTCGTCAGCACGGCATCCGCCGCGCGGACCCGGCTCGGGAGGCCGCACGGGAAGACAACACGGCCGCCTGCTGTTTCGGTGGGTGTGCGGATCGGTGAGGCGTCCAAGGCCAGCGGAGTGAGCACGAGGTCCCTGCGGTTCTACGAGGACGAGGGATTGATCGTTCCCGGCCGCCGCGACAACGGCTACCGCGACTACTGCCGCTCCACGATCGACCGGGTCCTGGTCATCCGGTCGTTGCTGGGGTCGGGACTCTCGGTGCGGTTGATCCGGGAGGCGCTGCCCCCTGTCACGGCGGCGAGCGAGGCAAGCCCCGAGCTGCTGGGCGCGGAGTTCCTTGCCGAGGTCCAGCGGTATCGCGATCGGCTCGCGGCACGGATCGCGGTGCTCAGCGAGCACCGGTCGGCGCTGGACGCCTTTCTGCACGCGGCACGCCGTGCGGGCCGGTGAGTGGTGCGCGGCTTGATCTTGCCGCAAGTGTGAAGCTCCTACGTTCCGGCGCATGGACCTTCACGTCGAACACCACCCCGCCGCGACGACCATGCGCGCTCTTCGCCAGCAGTCGGATCGCGGGCCGGATGATCTGGTGCTCACCAGGCTTCCCCGCCCCACTGCGGGGCCGGGCGAGTACCTGATTCGCGTCGGCGCCGCCGGGGTGAACTTCGCCGACGTCATGCAGACTCGGGGAA
This genomic stretch from Actinoalloteichus hoggarensis harbors:
- a CDS encoding DUF3558 domain-containing protein, with translation MSTLLSAAGFSLLLSGCGGQTAGEAQPISTPASNTPNSTDPAPPSATGSSTENLAPTVTDPKDIVDVSPCDFLTADQAASFQLPTTGEQAEDNFGYNTCLWSDLNTGFSVAIYHNSRGITLSDIYEQQDTFAVFQPLDIAGHPATVANRVDSDINCEVFLAATDDQMLVLQTSTMSNSGVDACDWGIEIAATAIENVPD
- a CDS encoding MerR family transcriptional regulator gives rise to the protein MVVSTASAARTRLGRPHGKTTRPPAVSVGVRIGEASKASGVSTRSLRFYEDEGLIVPGRRDNGYRDYCRSTIDRVLVIRSLLGSGLSVRLIREALPPVTAASEASPELLGAEFLAEVQRYRDRLAARIAVLSEHRSALDAFLHAARRAGR